From the genome of Lutzomyia longipalpis isolate SR_M1_2022 chromosome 2, ASM2433408v1, one region includes:
- the LOC129788494 gene encoding pre-mRNA-splicing factor Slu7 has product MANATPRVPISQLLANKSGDEEPKKKSREDWRKAKELEEARKAGTAPAAVDEEGKDINPHIPQYISSAPWYYGSMGPTLKHQRPQDEKKTQYSGIDEWYKKGVDTSKVATKYRKGACENCGAMTHKKKDCMERPRKVGAKFNGAKIAHDEFIQPNIVSDYDGKRDRWSGYDPAQHREIVEEYQKVEEAKRALKAAKLKENPEAELSGDEEEDEDKYVDEVDMPGTKVDSKQRITVRNLRIREDTAKYLRNLDPNSAYYDPKTRSMRDNPEPNKKPEDSEFAGENFVRFTGDTQKHSKAQLFAWEAYGKGVDVHILAEPTKLELLQNEYDKKKEQFKSQVKDTILDRYGGEEHLQVPPRALLLAQTEEYVEYSRSGKVIKGQEKQIVRSRYEEDVLINNHTTVWGSYWNAGQWGYKCCHSFIKNSYCLGESGKNTQMAIPSTKIIPKINPPASQQDEEEVPEKAEDPKESSSSSSSSSSSSSEDEEETRKRQKAKKKSKKKRQKEKKKLKKSQKDGEDKLKEALKAEEKRNREVGEMMKLDERKRPYNSMYDVKKPTDEEMEAFMMKRRREEDPMLQFLEK; this is encoded by the coding sequence ATGGCAAATGCCACACCTCGTGTACCGATTTCGCAACTCTTGGCGAATAAATCGGGCGATGAGGAGCCCAAGAAGAAATCCCGTGAAGATTGGCGCAAGGCGAAGGAGCTGGAGGAAGCTCGAAAAGCTGGAACAGCTCCTGCTGCTGTGGATGAGGAGGGCAAGGACATAAATCCGCATATTCCGCAGTACATTTCCAGTGCACCATGGTACTATGGATCAATGGGACCCACATTGAAGCATCAGCGTCCGCAGGATGAGAAGAAAACTCAATACTCGGGCATTGATGAGTGGTACAAGAAGGGCGTGGACACGAGCAAAGTCGCCACAAAATACCGGAAGGGCGCTTGTGAGAATTGTGGGGCAATGACGCACAAGAAGAAGGATTGCATGGAACGTCCCCGGAAGGTGGGGGCAAAGTTCAATGGAGCCAAAATAGCTCATGATGAATTCATTCAGCCAAACATCGTGTCTGACTATGATGGGAAGCGTGACAGATGGAGTGGCTATGATCCAGCACAGCATCGTGAAATTGTCGAGGAATACCAGAAAGTTGAGGAAGCCAAGAGAGCTCTCAAGGCAGCCAAACTCAAGGAAAATCCCGAAGCTGAGCTATCGGGTGATGAGGAGGAGGATGAAGACAAGTATGTGGATGAAGTTGACATGCCTGGCACAAAAGTTGACTCCAAGCAGCGTATCACCGTGAGGAATCTCCGGATTCGTGAAGATACAGCCAAGTATTTGAGGAATCTCGATCCCAATTCAGCCTACTACGATCCCAAGACACGCTCAATGCGTGACAATCCGGAACCGAATAAAAAGCCAGAAGATTCGGAATTTGCCGGTGAGAATTTTGTCCGTTTCACGGGGGACACGCAGAAGCACTCAAAGGCCCAGTTGTTTGCGTGGGAGGCCTACGGGAAGGGTGTTGATGTGCACATCCTAGCTGAACCCACAAAGCTCGAACTCCTGCAGAATGAGTACGATAAGAAGAAGGAGCAATTCAAGTCGCAGGTTAAGGATACAATTCTCGACCGGTACGGAGGTGAAGAGCACCTCCAGGTGCCCCCACGTGCACTCCTGCTGGCACAAACGGAAGAATATGTGGAGTACTCACGATCTGGGAAGGTGATTAAAGGGCAGGAGAAGCAGATTGTTCGTAGTCGCTACGAGGAGGATGTCCTGATAAATAATCACACCACTGTGTGGGGATCGTACTGGAATGCCGGGCAGTGGGGCTACAAGTGTTGTCATTCCTTCATTAAGAACTCCTACTGCTTGGGGGAGAGTGGCAAGAACACCCAAATGGCCATTCCTTCGACAAAAATCATCCCAAAAATTAACCCTCCTGCAAGTCAGCAAGATGAGGAAGAAGTTCCGGAGAAAGCAGAAGATCCGAAGGAatccagcagcagcagcagtagtagtagtagtagtagtagtgaAGATGAGGAAGAAACAAGGAAGCGTCAGAAGGCAAAGAAGAAGAGCAAGAAGAAGCGacagaaggagaagaagaagctgAAAAAGTCCCAAAAAGATGGTGAGGATAAGCTCAAGGAAGCCCTCAAGGCGGAAGAGAAGCGAAATCGCGAAGTGGGTGAGATGATGAAGCTGGACGAACGGAAGAGGCCATACAACAGCATGTACGACGTGAAGAAGCCAACGGATGAAGAGATGGAGGCATTTATGATGAAGAGACGTCGCGAAGAGGATCCAATGCTTCAATTCTTGGaaaagtaa
- the LOC129788496 gene encoding transcription factor grauzone-like: MSHLMNLELKYEVKAEIADDDEVCRLCAEKTSDYSSIFLDNLHESLSQAFGLSINPADNWPKAVCRKCMETAKICLDFLTIIRKAETIFQTIYGEVVESILLFKPDIEMINVKELSPDLDNAESLDCGVSSHETEDSDSKPILSRRKSMRTKRKQIKPVKVKKGPEKPLEVKTEEIPDQKEKEEERNSSKDQSERVLRVRKREQRRQPSSSRATNTTGESSRKGRRSLDDLRNEDERIEQFFKLDCSICAESFTKWPDLRGHFKSAHKQDPYLMCCDRKLGNRIAIITHLNGHTNPDAYKCLTCNKAFLNETRLNLHNLNKHIPVEQHKYKCPKCPKTFMILSSMNIHQAKHMTEDQKKFKCPHCLKAFAFNAMMRQHIRNIHQGGERFVCEICAKEIKGKHTYEIHVNNHKIKGVGDLSCPICEKKFKRKRLLKDHIDRHNPSGEVFKCDVCGRYAPNRFALKRHIENTHLDVRKYECTSCEGAFKTKIALREHTATHHGSFYALYTCLFCDKQFNSSSNRYVHQKQKHPVEYQEMRQRKLLKERGVLDAEK; this comes from the exons ATGTCCCATTTGATGAATTTGGAACTGAAATATGAGGTGAAGGCAGAAATTGCGGATGATGATGAAGTCTGCCGGCTTTGTGCTGAAAAAACATCagattattcttcaattttcctgGACAATCTCCATGAATCTCTATCCCAGGCCTTTGGATTGTCT ataaatccTGCGGACAATTGGCCAAAAGCTGTGTGCAGGAAGTGCATGGAAACTGCTAAAATATGCCTGGATTTCCTCACAATCATCCGGAAGGCTGAGACAATATTCCAGACAATCTATGGGGAAGTTGTGGAGTCAATTTTGCTCTTCAAGCCTGACATTGAGATGATTAATGTGAAGGAATTATCCCCTGATTTGGATAATGCTGAAAGCCTGGATTGTGGGGTATCAAGTCATGAGACTGAAGATTCGGATTCAAAGCCCATCCTCAGCAGGAGAAAATCCATGAGGACGAAAAGAAAGCAAATTAAACCGGTGAAAGTAAAAAAGGGCCCAGAAAAACCTTTGGAAGTTAAAACTGAGGAGATTCCTGACCAGAAGGAGAAggaagaagagagaaattcttcaaaggaTCAAAGTGAACGGGTGTTGAGGGTGAGAAAACGGGAGCAACGGAGACAACCAAGCAGTAGTAGGGCAACAAATACTACTGGTGAATCCTCGAGGAAAGGACGCAGGAGTTTGGATGATTTGAGGAATGAGGATGAAAGGATTGAACAATTCTTCAAGCTTGACTGCAGTATTTGCGCGGAGTCATTCACAAAGTGGCCAGATTTGAGGGGACACTTCAAATCTGCCCACAAACAGGACCCCTACTTGATGTGCTGCGACAGGAAATTGGGGAATCGCATTGCAATCATTACGCACCTCAATGGACACACAAATCCCGATGCCTACAAGTGTTTAACCTGCAACAAGGCATTCCTCAATGAGACACGCCTCAATCTGCACAATCTCAATAAGCACATCCCAGTTGAGCAGCACAAGTACAAATGCCCCAAATGCCCGAAAACCTTCATGATTCTCAGCAGTATGAACATCCATCAGGCCAAGCATATGACGGAGGatcagaagaaattcaaatgcCCCCACTGTCTCAAGGCGTTCGCCTTCAATGCCATGATGCGTCAGCACATCCGGAACATCCATCAGGGTGGCGAGAGATTTGTCTGCGAAATCTGCGCAAAGGAAATCAAGGGGAAGCACACGTATGAGATTCACGTGAATAATCACAAGATTAAGGGCGTTGGGGACCTCTCGTGCCCCATTtgtgagaagaaattcaaacgGAAGCGCCTCCTGAAGGATCACATTGATCGCCACAATCCATCCGGAGAGGTGTTCAAGTGCGACGTCTGCGGGCGCTATGCCCCAAATCGTTTTGCCCTCAAGCGCCACATTGAGAATACGCATCTGGATGTGCGGAAGTACGAGTGCACTTCCTGCGAGGGGGCCTTCAAGACGAAGATTGCCCTCAGGGAGCACACAGCCACACATCATGGTTCCTTCTATGCCCTCTACACCTGCCTCTTTTGCGACAAGCAGTTTAACAGTAGCTCCAACAGGTACGTCCACCAGAAGCAGAAGCATCCGGTTGAGTATCAGGAAATGCGACAGCGGAAGTTGCTCAAGGAACGAGGAGTTCTCGATgcggaaaaatga
- the LOC129788495 gene encoding zinc finger protein weckle-like, producing the protein MDEMEVICDVKEEIIDEEDLCRLCAEKSFMYCSILQENLHESLSQNFGLSINPADNWPKAVCRKCMETAKICLDFLSIARKAETTFQTIYGDAVDPLLPKHDIEIIDMKELSKDSQSNEDIFHDENPEISPNFAVKEEAEDDDDAEVVKFTTVLTKSIEEQMEHNQGESNDVVADDMMTLSPEVKEEQEDKPIEENSGNLEAKETFISLQPTPRVMTVRDPKEIEEENRKLRAFYDMRCPNCKEPFDDLLVLIKHYKKVHRHPGFFKCHCGRKIKNRTTLVTHMNEHINPKAHKCPHCDKGYTSKSSLKYHISTHNKPKPVEEDKKGSDEDAETDKEEEDAKLREFYELKCFICEESFEKFPQLFNHCQKVHQAKAFIECCEKNYYSRACLLNHMNYHIYPDGFKCPECTRSFHKRKSLRSHMLNQHTPKDQRKYKCPDCDKTFMTSTAFNLHSRKHYDWQKRGFACKFCQVRRTFESPILLQKHIRHYHSEESIEKFVCDTCGREFRTRTSFKKHMAFHLTTESCPICKKKFNSKNWLDRHYKKHFEDKPTYLCDICGKVSASYDSQRAHLKVHLRRERKMREKENSQKENAQKENYQKAEEHENQSEELPK; encoded by the exons ATGGATGAAATGGAAGTAATTTGTGatgtgaaagaagaaattattgatgAGGAAGATCTCTGTCGGCTTTGTGCGGAGAAATCTTTCATGTACTGTTCGATCCTCCAGGAGAATCTTCATGAATCTCTATCGCAAAACTTTGGGTTGTCT ATCAACCCTGCGGATAATTGGCCAAAAGCTGTGTGCAGGAAGTGCATGGAAACTGCTAAAATATGCCTGGATTTCCTCTCAATTGCCCGGAAGGCTGAGACAACATTCCAGACAATCTATGGGGATGCGGTGGATCCTCTTTTACCCAAACACGACATTGAGATTATTGATATGAAGGAATTGTCAAAAGATTCTCAATCTAATGAAGATATTTTCCACGATGAAAATCCGGAAATTTCTCCAAATTTCGCTGTGAAGGAGGAAGCTGAAGACGATGATGATGCTGAAGTAGTTAAGTTTACTACAGTGTTGACCAAGTCTATTGAAGAGCAAATGGAACATAATCAGGGGGAATCAAATGATGTTGTTGCTGATGACATGATGACGCTTTCTCCGGAAGTTAAAGAGGAGCAAGAGGATAAAccaattgaagaaaatagcGGGAATTTAGAAGCAAAAGAGACATTTATATCGCTTCAGCCAACTCCTCGGGTCATGACTGTTCGTGATCCTAAAGAAATTGAGGAGGAGAACAGAAAATTGCGAGCATTTTACGACATGAGGTGCCCTAATTGCAAGGAGCCATTTGATGATCTTCTCGTTTTGATAAAACACTACAAGAAGGTTCATCGTCATCCAGGTTTCTTTAAATGCCACTGCGGGCGTAAGATAAAAAATCGAACTACACTTGTTACCCATATGAACGAACACATCAACCCTAAGGCACATAAATGCCCCCATTGCGATAAAGGATATACAAGTAAGAGTTCCCTAAAATATCACATAAGCACCCACAACAAACCAAAGCCAGTGGAAGAGGATAAGAAAGGCTCAGACGAAGATGCAGAGACTGACAAGGAGGAGGAAGATGCAAAACTTCGAGAATTCTACGAACTAAAATGCTTCATCTGCGAGGAATCCTTTGAAAAGTTTCCACAATTGTTCAATCACTGCCAGAAGGTTCACCAAGCGAAAGCCTTCATCGAGTGTTGCGAAAAGAATTACTATTCAAGGGCTTGTTTGCTGAATCACATGAATTATCACATCTACCCCGATGGATTCAAGTGCCCAGAATGCACGAGATCCTTCCATAAAAGGAAAAGCTTGCGTAGTCATATGCTCAATCAGCACACACCAAAGGATCAGCGTAAATACAAATGTCCTGATTGTGATAAAACCTTCATGACATCAACTGCCTTCAATCTGCACTCGAGGAAACACTACGACTGGCAAAAGCGTGGATTTGCATGCAAATTTTGCCAAGTCAGACGAACCTTTGAGTCCCCTATTCTCCTGCAGAAGCACATCCGTCACTACCATAGTGaggaatcaattgaaaaattcgtCTGTGACACATGTGGGCGAGAGTTTAGAACACGTACAAGTTTCAAGAAGCACATGGCTTTTCACTTAACCACGGAATCATGCCCGATTtgcaagaagaaattcaattcgAAAAATTGGTTGGATCGCCACTACAAGAAGCATTTTGAGGACAAACCAACGTATCTCTGTGATATTTGTGGGAAAGTTTCAGCGAGTTATGATTCCCAAAGGGCCCATTTGAAGGTTCACCTGAGGCGGGAGCGAAAGATGcgagagaaggaaaattctcaaaaggaaaatgctcaaaaagaaaattaccagAAGGCGGAAGAACACGAAAATCAATCAGAAGAATTGCCTAAATAA
- the LOC129788493 gene encoding autophagy-related protein 101, protein MNARSQVFEMRVEGRQVDEAVASIFHTVLFYRSLGKFEYNQEAVYSVGTIGTTDVDCNFIDYTYVCCTSESLDRRIRAEISSFSEQLRSNESCGSGQISLEFFQKKKNRWPFAPECIPWEVWTVRLDLINLYTEDERQLCREQVGDMLTEKILYISEVMNRHDYVPRMPSQSEMDLIFDTTFPDVQPYLFKCKFSTAEPSGGSVGNTVKKLIKETLSL, encoded by the coding sequence ATGAATGCGCGTTCGCAAGTATTTGAAATGCGTGTCGAGGGTAGGCAAGTGGATGAGGCTGTGGCGAGTATCTTCCACACAGTCCTCTTCTATCGTTCACTGGGGAAGTTTGAGTACAATCAGGAGGCAGTCTATTCCGTGGGTACCATTGGGACGACTGATGTTGATTGCAATTTCATCGACTACACGTACGTTTGTTGCACATCCGAAAGTCTCGATCGCCGTATTCGTGCGGAAATAAGTAGTTTCAGTGAGCAGTTAAGGAGCAATGAGAGCTGCGGCTCCGGGCAGATAAGTCTGGAGTTTTtccagaagaagaagaatcgtTGGCCTTTTGCCCCAGAGTGCATTCCGTGGGAGGTGTGGACGGTGCGACTTGACCTGATAAATCTTTACACGGAGGACGAACGGCAGTTGTGCCGTGAGCAAGTTGGGGATATGCTAACGGAGAAGATTCTCTACATTTCGGAGGTGATGAATCGGCATGACTACGTCCCACGGATGCCGAGTCAATCGGAGATGGATTTAATTTTCGACACGACCTTCCCCGATGTTCAGCCGTACCtgtttaaatgtaaattcagCACGGCCGAACCGAGTGGGGGCTCCGTTGGGAATACCGTGAAGAAACTTATTAAAGAGACTCTCTCGTTGtga
- the LOC129788346 gene encoding uncharacterized protein LOC129788346 codes for MIPLIYQRKYKNLPIITLTKNLGVRKGSRTGNSGNHLEFQVLTLIEYVP; via the exons ATGATACCTCTAATTTACCAGAGAAAGTACAAGAATTTACCGATCATCAC ATTGACTAAAAATCTCGGTGTTCGCAAAGGAAGTCGTACTGGAAACTCCGGAAATCATCTAGAATTTCAAGTGCTCACCCTAATTGAATACGTACCCtga